The following proteins are encoded in a genomic region of Phycodurus eques isolate BA_2022a chromosome 11, UOR_Pequ_1.1, whole genome shotgun sequence:
- the vwc2 gene encoding brorin has translation MLHSVAMTAEVLFVLWFLMGGAESNPLTTLPVSRERLERVLTQAREDKAVPKQLQPEDNDTLGPNRTGMSRARSNLSSYSRGSKVGKSQELWTEQDNFNQINVSPTSDVALSLESIDEYAYPDYRGKGCMDESGFVFAIGDQFTPGPSTCPCLCTDEGPLCSKPDCPRVHPRCIKVDTSQCCPQCKEKKNYCEFRGKIYSSLEEFKVSPCEKCRCEPSGEVLCSVSACPQTECVDPEYEPDQCCPICKSGPNCFADTTVIPAGREVKIDECTICYCTYEEGTWQIERQATCSKNECQRG, from the exons aTGCTGCACTCCGTTGCCATGACAGCAGAGGTTCTCTTTGTTCTCTGGTTCCTGATGGGCGGTGCTGAGAGTAATCCTTTAACAACCTTACCAGTTAGCCGTGAACGTCTGGAAAGGGTGTTGACCCAGGCCAGAGAGGACAAAGCGGTCCCCAAGCAGCTGCAGCCTGAAGACAACGATACTTTGGGTCCAAACAGAACTGGCATGAGCCGCGCCAGGTCTAACCTCAGCTCCTACAGCCGAGGATCTAAGGTTGGGAAGTCCCAAGAGCTGTGGACTGAGCAAGATAACTTCAACCAAATAAACGTAAGCCCCACAAGTGACGTCGCCCTGTCCTTGGAATCCATCGACGAGTACGCCTACCCAGACTACAGGGGTAAAGGCTGCATGGATGAGAGCGGTTTTGTATTCGCAATCGGTGACCAATTCACCCCGGGCCCGTCCACATGCCCTTGCCTCTGTACAGATGAAGGTCCTCTGTGCAGCAAGCCAGACTGTCCCAGGGTGCACCCTCGCTGCATTAAAGTGGACACAAGTCAATGCTGTCCGCAGTGCAAGGAGAAAAAGAACTACTGCGAATTTCGGGGAAAGATCTACTCTTCACTAGAAGAGTTTAAG GTGTCTCCGTGTGAGAAATGTCGATGTGAGCCAAGCGGAGAGGTGTTGTGTTCTGTGTCGGCCTGCCCTCAGACAGAATGTGTGGACCCGGAATATGAGCCGGACCAGTGCTGTCCAATTTGCAAGAGCG GACCCAACTGCTTTGCAGACACAACAGTGATACCAGCCGGACGGGAGGTGAAGATCGATGAGTGTACAATCTGCTACTGCACATACGAAGAGGGCACCTGGCAGATCGAACGCCAGGCCACCTGCAGTAAGAATGAATGCCAGCGCGGTTAG